The following nucleotide sequence is from Corylus avellana chromosome ca7, CavTom2PMs-1.0.
atcTTTCtatactttaattaattataattttttattagttttaaaccattatataataagcttaaaaaataaacgGACGAGAAAGTAACCTTAGATAAATGGGTCTTTgactttttttgaaaagtaaaactTTTGATTTTTAGCGGACTGGAAAGTAAGCTCAcagcaaagtaaaaaaaaaaaaaaaaagcttaaaaaattataacttcCACTTTTTCGGCTCTAGGTATGTTTAAGGAGTATATATGACAACCGTTAAAAATGGATTGGAGCTTGTTAATAAAccgatatttttttttagttttgttacatTTTTAGTGAAAAAGTACATGTAAAAAGCTCATTGTgaatgtttaagaaaaaaaaaaaaattaataatgtaatttatattttaacaggTATCCTGTCTGGCCTAATCAACCAAGTGACACCGCCATGGGTGGTCTTAGTAGTTGGTGGAGTTCTGAATTTTTTTGGTTACTTCATGATATGGCTGGCCGTGACCAAAAGAATTGGCAAGCCTAGTGTGTGGAACATGTGCTTGTACATTTGTATTGGTGCAAATTCCCATACTTTCACCAACACTGGAGCGCTCGTCACCAGCGTGATGAACTTCCCAGAGAGCCGTGGAATGGTGATGGGGCTTAATAACGGCTATATCGGTCTGAGCGCAGCGATTATCACGCAATTATTCCACGCCTTCCTTGGCGGCGACACCAAGTCTTTGATCTTGCTAATGGCGTCTCTTCCAATGGCCGTATCCTGCACTTTTCTCCGTGTCATTCGGGTTCTGAAGGGTGGTGTTCGGCAACCTAACGAAATTAGAGTTTTCTGCAATTTCCTCTGCGTTTCACTTTGTCTTGCTGGGTTTTTGATGGTTATGATTATTGTACAAAACAATGTCACCTTCACGCAAACAGAGTATGGTGCCAGTGTCGGCGTGACgtttttcttgttatttctcCCCATTGTTGTCGTCGTCAAGCAAGAGTATAAGATTTGGAAGATCAACAAGAAAGTTGTCAATGATCCTTCACCGTTGAAAGTAATCACTCAGCTTGAGCCTTCACCATCATCAATTTCGGCTACTGAAGAATTGACTGCAGAAAATCAAGCTTCCTGTTGGAAAACAATGTTCCGACAGCCGGATAGAGGGGAGGATTATACAATACTCCAAGCACTTTTCAGCATTGACATGTTGCTGCTGTTCTTAGCGACAATTTGCGGCCTCGGGGGGACTTTAACGGTAATGGACAACTTGGGACAAATTGGAACATCCTTAGGATATCCGCTTGCAAGTATAAGCAATTTCGTGTCACTTTCAGGCATATGGAACTATCTAGGAGTTGTTGTCGCAGGTGTGGTGGCAGAAATTTTTGtgacaaaatacaagtttcctcGTCCTCTTATGCACACTTTAATCCTCCTTTTATCATGTGTTGGTTATCTTCTAATCGCGTTTAATGTCAAACATGCACTTTATTTTGCATCTATAATCTTGGGGGCTTGCTGTGGAGCACAATGGCCGCTAGTTTTCACAATAATTTCTGAACTTTTTGGCCTAAAATACTACTCTGTTCTGTACAACTTCGGGGCACTGGCTAGCCCAATTGGGTCTTATTTGCTCAATGTGAGTGTCACTGGGTATTTATATGACCGGGAAGCTATGAAGCAACTAGCTGCATTGGGACTCAAGAGGCAGCCTGGGGAAGAACTAAATTGTAGTGGGGGGGAGTGCTATAGATTGTCTTTCATTATTCTCACTGTTGTGACATTGTTTGGTACAATTGCTTCACTTTTCTTGGTGCTCAGGACTATGAAATTTTACAAGAGTGACATCTATAAGAAGTTCCGAGAGGTAAAAGCCACCGAGACAGGACGGGTGATTGGCCAAGATGGAGTTGGAATGTCAGTGGTTACTCGAGGGGAAAAGGAATAGTTCTCTCCGTTTGAAGTGAAATGAAGAGACACAATTTCATCCTTAGAATAAAAtctttaacataaaataactcATATCCATTTAACTTGAAATGGAGAAAGATGTACTTCCACTGGAGGGGAGAAGTGTACGTTTGAATATACTTCCATTGATGAATGAAAGGGATTGATAGATATGTTGCTCCCACTTTTGTTATGCAAAGtctattctttctttgttttccttgcAAGTCATCTTCTGCTTTGATGCTcaattatcaataaaaattaaaataaaaacaaaaacaaatgcaaaagaGGTTCTATAATTATTTGCAAAAATTTATAGTCTAACGCTCCCCTTAAGTCCAACACATGTAATATATGCCAGTGGTAAAGTCTAAACTCACAggtaggggtgggtatcggttaTAACGATACCGGTAAACCTATTTTCGATAATTAACCGAAATTATCagttaatttagttaattaaccAATAACATTTCGATAAgaaatcatttcaaaaattttggttaaaacgGTTAATCGATTAATAATGGttcggttaatcggttaacCATGAGTTTGTTTaattgggctaaaaattgattattttggGGCCCAAATTGCTTTTTGGgataaaatagcttattgaacaaaaaaaaaaaaaattaaatgtgcCCACTAATTAATACAATAAAAGGCTACCATACACATgttcagcaaaaaaaaaattcttattagtTAATCGATTaaccgataaaaaaataattataccgATTAACCAAATCGAACCGACTTTGGTATAAAAATCCtcaaccgattaccgaccgacttCTGGCCGTAGGCAGTTAATGTCGATTCAGTCGCAGTCGGTAGACGATAGACGGTTAATATGCCCATCCTTACTCACAAGACAACCAATAAAGACCAAGGCCTTAATCAATTATAATTCTCAATAATTGTAAAAGACTTTGGCGTCCAGCTTAGCCAATAACTCAATTAAAATCAAAGTTTAGTTGCTCTTTGGTTTTCCAAAGAGATGTGAGTATATAATAAAGGTAACCTATTGGAATTGTTGCAAAATTCTAAATTACTTTGTTCTTATTGTATTTTGTCCTCAATCAATCACAGCATTAACGAGTCAtcttctctctattttttcGTCAATTTTCTTatgtaaaatttattaaattacaaattaatgtgacacTTTACATTCAATGAATTGTGCATTTTTTAGGCTAGACATGTGAAGATGGGCTCAATAATAGACCTGATAGCTAGgtctctatttttatttatttatttatttatttttttaaatatggaacttccattaatgaaatttcacgattataaagctcttacatcactcAGCATACGGCTCTGAAAAATTatagccaaaagctatgaagttataaagtcataaaaatgacttcaagcttccgctaacccatgtacaattacatttaaagatCAAATCTACTTCATGCAAACTAGATCTACGGTATAggtagcccaaatacaaaaacaaaaataaaaaacaactagaaactaaaaattcggccgtgagagttaagcccccaCACTGATCTACTACATCCTCAACCCGAAGATCAGGATAACAAATCCATCCTCAACTTGAAGGTCaggacaaacaaaaacaaaaactccacAAGCAGTAGCGGAAGGAGCACGGCATCGTAAACATCTTTTCGAAAGACACGCCAGGCTGGATGCAGGACCTCTGCGGTTCGTCCCctcaaaattacaagaaaaaaaaaaaattaaggcaaaaaataataatttaagatattttttgctTATTAGTCCAtccccaaaaatttttttgcctTGGGTTCCCCCAAATTCAAAGCTAGCTTCGTCCCTGAAACACGCCTTGGTTGAAGAagacgatcagatctaaggttgaagagactagatctaaagcaacccACCAAAAACGGAGACCAAAAGAACCTACAAAGAAGACACCGAGCACTGCTACCGTAAAAGGGGAAGAGGGAAGATCTTGATCTTTCCTCCACTTGAAATTCTCCTTGCTAGGTCTCCTTGTtgatttgtatgaattttttttttttttttttattagtatgaAAAGTTTGTTTTCAAAGttaaagtttattttttgcccTTATCAATAGGTGTATAAGAatatgctttattattattattattattattgtttaaaaaaaaaaaaatttatcaggCATTATCATGATACTTCAGTTACAAAATGAAAAAGCATTATGTTATCATATAAAGATCTCTGAatagttaaataaaattatatgatctaaattattttgagataattaaaatatatataaacactaCTAAGAAGTTAAAGGAGCATATACCCTCCTGGAAATGGGTGTCAAAGAAATAGACAAAatggtagattgcatcaaattaaaagttcgatgggtgaaattgagaattttttaaatttggaagggtcttctcaaaatgtgtGGTAGTTCAGTGTTCATTTGTGAAATTTTccctaattgaaaaaaaaaaattaaaataaaataaaataaacaaagggTAAAagcctaaaaagaaaaatgagagggGGCCATTTGGCATGTTAtgagggtttttatttttttctcttattttatttcatcatgTCTAATCATTTGCTTCTTGGTTATATATATCCTGTAGTCTAATCTTTGGAGGTTACGTGTCAGTGTCAATAGATCCGATTGCATCGAGTTATATACTTTAGAAAGCACAAATTAACATTTAAGAACAACGTTCTCACATGATTCTATAacattgtgatatttttttcatactccatttttcatcatttatattctaaaaaagttgaaaactaTGTTTTAGGGAAGCTTGAAAATGAGGTTTGTTTTGTCCCCAATGGGTAAATCAATCGCCTGGGGACCACGCAGCGatccacgcctaatgaagcaaaTATTAATAGTTCGAATTCCTcaccttgtgtggacatgtcaaaaacaaaatcaggttt
It contains:
- the LOC132187409 gene encoding protein NUCLEAR FUSION DEFECTIVE 4-like; protein product: MVFPATTGGGGDGWADMKSITLQVLKGRWFVVFTTCLLMSVSGASYMFGLYSNEIKSTLGYDQTTLNLLGFFKDLGSNIGILSGLINQVTPPWVVLVVGGVLNFFGYFMIWLAVTKRIGKPSVWNMCLYICIGANSHTFTNTGALVTSVMNFPESRGMVMGLNNGYIGLSAAIITQLFHAFLGGDTKSLILLMASLPMAVSCTFLRVIRVLKGGVRQPNEIRVFCNFLCVSLCLAGFLMVMIIVQNNVTFTQTEYGASVGVTFFLLFLPIVVVVKQEYKIWKINKKVVNDPSPLKVITQLEPSPSSISATEELTAENQASCWKTMFRQPDRGEDYTILQALFSIDMLLLFLATICGLGGTLTVMDNLGQIGTSLGYPLASISNFVSLSGIWNYLGVVVAGVVAEIFVTKYKFPRPLMHTLILLLSCVGYLLIAFNVKHALYFASIILGACCGAQWPLVFTIISELFGLKYYSVLYNFGALASPIGSYLLNVSVTGYLYDREAMKQLAALGLKRQPGEELNCSGGECYRLSFIILTVVTLFGTIASLFLVLRTMKFYKSDIYKKFREVKATETGRVIGQDGVGMSVVTRGEKE